A portion of the Bactrocera neohumeralis isolate Rockhampton chromosome 2, APGP_CSIRO_Bneo_wtdbg2-racon-allhic-juicebox.fasta_v2, whole genome shotgun sequence genome contains these proteins:
- the LOC126751007 gene encoding cilia- and flagella-associated protein 58: MSAGSRASGSDDEPLVPEDFDDDFYTNLMDKVPEITKALRQKDTHDNADNVQRMVICSNRYKSDWHMEQLHGQELDEEIKRLKDRLEHVNKLSRMDQATIAELRTVIESAWMQKDAAQSREQAAQDEMLKMREKVDSLEQMVEHLSDKRSGLQSKRDEQKEREKLNNEIRDLNKRLQIQRLYTAEVEAMTQTLEEKNKAMVKLLDETSNESYNNRKRLDALEKELAQTRSEEAKAKEKILQIKVHNAQLTKMKVRQNLQILSLKTNLDHLQTQHNTVSNKLAKTVVELEYTTQDRDENKRALAQRISLLKIREDEIIKLKRENAKLLKTEENTTRKFVTLNDARVKAEEENVRLKNQLSTQDKELESMRRIVHQFEKNNEHLTKERDSLRSDLYAEHQTAEQTDEQFQESQHEIKSLKETLHAMEVRQKKLQDDYTKLKKEQTKKVDEIQHLVDKIDALQNEIQLKENYEIELKRTISDLEQKASNLQRQHDALLNEKSSFARNLQASDDKHTKLEKQIVKLQEIIENYKNKVTLRDADIGRLQLQIDKLEKERRLLKSEVRYAQLGHQHTRCELQERKKECDKYSKSLQEDNQKLSQLKREVEHLRDEKNTVSATLTKCNEESVQLKDQLQTLQIAYDQSEKHYAQCQEDIRLMRVEIKNLRTERNVLRKDRENSADLRQELLQMHRLLNQERIKARAMQEEMMTPMNVHRWRSLKGRDPEKMDLIFKIQTLRKQILQQNVSALQQEQALEESQRLYEALKEFMLKLPSHKVRAELNNVRATLSSKERKLKALMAELHVKDLDEKNNTQKLDELKLRLTDAKSQLNQERRQKQKLLEEHQLLVQMQAQCFSAPPTMQRTLGAGFKLISGV, translated from the exons ATGAGTGCAGGTTCCAGAGCTTCCGGTTCGGACGACGAGCCGTTGGTGCCGGAAGATTTCGATGATGATTTCTATACAAACTTAATGGACAAAGTACCCGAG ATAACGAAAGCGCTGCGTCAAAAGGATACGCACGATAACGCCGATAATGTCCAGCGCATGGTAATTTGCTCCAATCGATACAAGTCCGATTGGCATATGGAACAGTTACACGGTCAAGAGCTCGACGAAGAAATAAAACGCTTGAAAGACCGACTCGAACATGTGAATAAATTGAGTCGAATGGATCAGGCTACGATAGCCGAGTTGCGTACGGTTATTG AAAGTGCGTGGATGCAAAAGGACGCCGCACAATCACGTGAGCAAGCCGCCCAGGATGAAATGCTGAAGATGAGAGAAAAAGTAGATTCGCTAGAGCAAATGGTGGAGCATTTAAGCGATAAGCGCTCTGGACTGCAGAG TAAACGCGATGAACAAAAGGAACGGGAAAAACTCAATAATGAGATCCGTGATCTTAATAAGCGTCTACAAATACAGCGACTCTATACCGCCGAAGTGGAAGCCATGACACAAACGCTAGAGGAAAAGAATAAAGCCATGGTCAAATTGCTGGAT GAAACATCCAACGAGTCCTATAATAACCGCAAACGCTTGGACGCGCTAGAAAAAGAACTTGCGCAGACACGCAGTGAAGAAGCCAAAGCCAAAGAGAAAATCCTGCAAATCAAAGTACACAATGCACAGTTAACCAAAATGAAAGTGCGACAAAATCTACAAATACTCTCACTGAAGACCAATCTAGACCATCTGCAGACGCAACACAACACTGTCAGCAACAAATTGGCAAAAACCGTTGTCGAACTCGAGTATACGACACAGGACCGCGACGAGAATAAGCGAGCTTTAGCACAACGCATCAGTCTGCTGAAG ATACGCGAGGATGAAATTATCAAACTAAAGCGCGAGAACGCAAAGCTGCTCAAAACCGAAGAGAATACAACACGAAAATTCGTCACACTAAATGATGCCCGCGTCAAGGCTGAGGAGGAGAACGTGCGCTTAAA AAATCAGTTGAGCACGCAGGATAAGGAATTGGAATCAATGCGACGAATCGTACATCAATTCGAGAAGAATAACGAACATCTTACCAAGGAAAGAGACAGCCTGAGGAGTGACTTGTATGCAGAACATCAGACAGCCGAACAAACAGACGAACAGTTCCAAGAATCACAGCACGAAATAAAATCACTTAAGGAAACCTTACATGCCATGGAAGTACGTCAGAAGAAACTGCAAGACGACtatacaaaattgaagaaagaGCAAACGAAGAAAGTGGATGAAATACAACATTTGGTGGATAAAATCGATGCGCTGCAAA ATGAAATACAACTCAAAGAAAACTATGAGATCGAGCTTAAACGCACCATAAGCGACCTCGAACAGAAAGCCAGCAATCTACAACGTCAGCACGACGCGTTATTAAATGAGAAAAGCAGTTTCGCTCGAAATCTACAAGCCTCTGATGATAAACATACCAAGCTAGAAAAGCAAATCGTTAAACTTCAAGAAATCATCGAgaactacaaaaacaaagtcACACTACGTGATGCCGACATCGGACGACTGCAGCTCCAAATTGACAAACTCGAGAAAGAGCGTCGGTTGCTAAAGAGCGAGGTACGCTATGCACAGCTGGGACATCAACACACACGCTGTGAGCTGCAGGAACGTAAGAAAGAATGCGACAAGTACTCGAAATCGCTACAG GAAGATAACCAAAAGTTATCACAACTTAAACGTGAAGTCGAACACCTGAGAGATGAAAAGAATACCGTTTCTGCGACGCTAACAAAATGCAATGAAGAGAGTGTGCAATTAAAGGATCAACTGCAAACCCTGCAAATAGCTTACGATCAGTCGGAGAAACATTACGCACAGTGCCAAGAGGATATACGACTGATGCGTGTGGAGATCAAGAATCTGCGTACCGAACGTAATGTTTTGCGTAAAGATCGAGAGAATTCGGCAGATCTGCGGCAGGAGCTACTACAAATGCATAGGCTGCTCAATCAGGAACGAATCAAGGCGCGCGCCATGCAGGAAGAGATGATGACACCGATGAATGTACATCGTTGGCGCAGTCTGAAGGGACGTGATCCGGAAAAGATGGATctcatatttaaaatacaaacgtTGAGAAA GCAGATTCTACAACAAAATGTGTCTGCGCTGCAGCAAGAGCAAGCACTTGAGGAGTCGCAGCGTTTATATGAGGCGCTGAAAGAGTTCATGCTCAAGCTGCCGAGTCACAAAGTACGCGCTGAGTTGAACAATGTTCGG GCCACCTTGTCCAGCAAAGAACGCAAGCTGAAAGCGCTCATGGCCGAGCTGCACGTTAAAGATCTGGATGAGAAGAATAATACACAAAAATTAGATGAACTCAAACTGCGTCTCACCGATGCCAAATCGCAACTTAATCAGGAACGTAGACAGAAACAAAAGCTGTTGGAAGAACATCAACTTCTCGTACAAATGCAGGCACAATGCTTCTCGGCACCACCAACAATGCAACGCACACTCGGAGCTGGCTTTAAACTGATCAGTGGGGTTTGA